AACTCCACAGCTGAATACTATATCTCATCACCAACCCCCATCCATCCAAACTTAGAAGAAATATCAAAATATATATCATCAAGATAAAATGTGAAAAAAATAATAGGAAACTTTTAAGTCTTTGTAGTATATATTGAACATAGGGTGCTATATGAAAACAATAATGGTTATAGATGATGAACCAGAAATCCTAAAACTAGTTAAATCATCACTGGAAAAAGACGACTTTGAAGTTGTAACAGCTACCAACAGCCGTGAAGCACTAGAAATTATGGACAACGAAAAAGAAGTAAACTTTGGTTTAATACTCATAAACACAACAATGCCTGGTACCAAAAAACGGGCTCTTTTTTCAATGAAACCAGGAACAAAAAAAGATACAAGCGACATAAACGATTTTTTACAGAAACCATTCACAGACAAACAACTAATTGATTTTGTGAAAAGAAAAATATAAAA
This DNA window, taken from Candidatus Thermoplasmatota archaeon, encodes the following:
- a CDS encoding response regulator; this translates as MKTIMVIDDEPEILKLVKSSLEKDDFEVVTATNSREALEIMDNEKEVNFGLILINTTMPGTKKRALFSMKPGTKKDTSDINDFLQKPFTDKQLIDFVKRKI